A single genomic interval of Dromaius novaehollandiae isolate bDroNov1 unplaced genomic scaffold, bDroNov1.hap1 HAP1_SCAFFOLD_31, whole genome shotgun sequence harbors:
- the LOC135325537 gene encoding olfactory receptor 14C36-like, giving the protein MYFFLLILSLLDLGSISTTVPQSMANSLWDTKAISYSGCAAQVFHFIFLMSTEYSLLTVMAYDCHIAICRPLHYGTIMGSRACVRMAAAAWASGFLYAVLHTANTFSIPLCQGNTVDQFFCEIPQILKLSCSDSYLREVGLLVVSLCLFFGCFIFIVLSYVQIFTAVLRIPSEQGRHKAFSMCLPHLAVVSLFVSTVMFAYLKPPSLSSPALDLLVAVLYSVVPPAVNPLIYSMRNKELKDALKKLIQRVTVLMTDTQPSGRESPGDPQESSGDLQRQHVPGVGSEWSLTK; this is encoded by the exons atgtacttcttcctacTCATTCTCTccctcctggaccttggctccatctccaccactgtcccccagtccatggccaattccctgtgggacaccaaggccatttcctactcaggatgtgctgcccaggtcttccatTTTATCTTTCTCATGTCGactgagtattctctcctcacagtcatggcctacgactgccacattgccatctgcagacccctgcactacggaaccatcatgggcagcagagcttgtgtcagaatggcagcagctgcctgggccagtggttttctctatgctgtgctacacactgctaacacattttcaataccactctgccaaggcaacacagtggaccagttcttctgtgaaattccccagatcctcaagctctcctgctcagactcctacctcagggaagttggccttcttgtggttagtctttgtttattctttgggtgtttcattttcattgtgctgtcctacgtgcagatcttcactgccgtgctgaggatcccctctgagcagggccggcacaaagccttttccatgtgcctcccgcacctggctgtcgtctccctgtttgtcagcactgtcatgtttgcctacctgaagcccccctccctctcctccccagctctggatctgctggtggctgttctgtactcggtggtgcctccagcagtgaaccccctcatctacagcatgaggaacaaggagctcaaggatgcactgaagaaGCTGATTCAAAGg gtgacagtgctgatgacagatacccaaccttctggaagggaatctCCAGGGGATCCccaagagagctcaggggatctccagagacagcatgtgcctggggtgggcagtgagtggagcctcacaaaatga